The Musa acuminata AAA Group cultivar baxijiao chromosome BXJ1-8, Cavendish_Baxijiao_AAA, whole genome shotgun sequence genomic sequence GGACTGTAGAACCATATCTTGAAGAGTAGAAATGACGATCATCTCAAAAGGAGAAACTGATCGAAAAATCTATCTACCCAATCGTACCTTGTTCTTAAGCTTTCATTAACATGTTGAGCTTAGGCCTAACAATGTTATTGTAGGACTATGATTAGTATTCTAACTTGAAAATGTCCACTCCTCCTGGTATTTGACTTCTTGTGTTTGGCCATTAGTTCATCGTGTCACGGATATTAAGCAAAATAATTGTCAGTTGTGAAACATGTATATTAGATAGGGCATGATAAGGACATATCGTATAACAAATCTTTACACGGCAGTAAAATTTATTTGCAATTTTGACTCCTTTCCTGAGGTGgccttttgttatattttcatatggTAGCTTAGGTCAATTTTCGGACAAGCAAGAGAATTATTATGGGAGACCAGAGGGTAGAAATGAGAAATCTCATAACTGCAGTCTTTTAGTATCTTAGGTTAAGTGATTGCCCTTTTTTCAGCGGATATTTGGGAGTTTTGTTGATTTGGCTTGTGATCTGCAAGCAATTGCAATGAGAAAGTCTGATGATATAAATTGGTTATACTAGTAGTGTGAATGGTGTGATATTGCTGCTGTTTGCTCGGTTGTAATTCCTCTTTATCATCTGAAGTTCTTGATTTGATTTTAGATATGACATTTAGACATGATTATTTCTCTATTGCTGACAGGACCCCGTCGGGTTGCATCAGACTACGACAACAAACCTTCTTGGGGAAGCTACCGTTTGCATGAATGAGCCAAAAGAACGTTTTTCATTCTGGAATATCGGGAGATTCGAGCGAAGAAACACCGGCTCTTCTGTCTCTCCAACCATTACTTTGGCGAGCAATGCGAACGTGAAGAGAAGTGCAAAGTTCGATGAATCAATTCCTCCAAAGTATAGAAAGCTGGGTAATAAAGATTAGTGTTCCGGTGTCGGGTGACAGTGTGCTTGCTATATTTCAAAATGCATGGAATGGAACTTATGATGCATCATAGTTGAATAATCCATGACCAAGTACCATCAAGAAGATGCATCATCTCTGTGGAGGATCCTATCGAGCATACGACGACGGTACTGCTTATGGGCTTTATATGATCTCACGGATCTCATTCCGAAATGATTTCTGCAGCTCATCTTTGTCAATCTGTGGACGTTTTGTAGTAGTAACCATAAGATGATGCAGTGTTTGCGATTGCATCAGATGTAAATTAAGCGACGTTTTACGTCGGCTTGTGTGAATGAACTTGTAATTTTACTTTTCTTGTGTGCTATTTTGCTTGTGCTGAGGCGTTGCTTGAGAATCCTATTTTGGGGTGCAGCAACAACATTTCATGAAGTGCATTCGACTTTGTTTATTTGACTCTCCTGAATCGATGTGATGCGAGACTAAACATGCTGCATATTGACCTAATAGGAGACCCAAGCCATCGTCCTGTCTTTAGTTGGAGCATCTCCGGTAGATGCCGTCGCAACATCGTGGCTCGTATAATAATGCATCTTTGCAATGCTCCATGTGCATGCCTACCTGTCTTCAACTTTTCTTCGAGTCAAGACTGAGAGGGCCCCAAACAGATGTTATTTCATTGAGACATGCACCAAACCAGTCCTACTTTAGTCACAGAATCCATAAGTATGACCACaatcacacacacactctctatctctctcttcctGCGGTGAGATGGAGTCCAGCCATTTGCTTCCCGTTTTATGAGCTCCACCCTTTCTTTTGAAAGCACGGAGATAAGGAAGCAGAGCAGTCAAAGACAGAGATGATGGCCGCGAGAGGAGAGAAGCCGCAGGTGACGGAGATGCCGGAGAACGGCACGGCAACTGAGACGGAGAAGATCAAATACACAGGTTGGAAGGCCATGCCCTACATCGTAGGTACGGGCATCTCCACACCGCCACTTGCTCATCGTGCTGCGAATGGCTTGTGATGTCTGAGCCAGGAAACTCGAGCAGGGAACGAGATCTTTGAGAAGCTTGGAGCGCTCGGCACCATCACCAACCTCGTCGTCTACCTCACCGCCGTCTTCCACCTCAGGAGCATCACCACCGCCACCATCGTCAACGTGTTCAACGGCACCACCAACCTCGCCCCCGTCCTCGGCGCCTTCCTCGCCGACACCTACTTGGGCCGGTACGCGACGCTGGGGCTTGCCTCCGTTGCTTCCCAACTGGTACTGCACTCCAAACTCCTCTCCTGTTTCAGTACACAGTCTTACCATTCCAGCATGTtagggaagaagaagaacactTGCACAGAGCTAAACTATAGGCTATTTATTGTCTTTGAGCAATTCTCGAGTTCAATCTATCTATCTCGAACACATGCAGCAGATGTGAGGAGGAACAGATTCTAGCGCAAGCTAATGTGCTATAGGATGCTGCTTCCAACTCAGAAGATTGGCAGTAACGAAGCTTAAAGCTGACACAGTTTCTTCTTTCTAAATACGCTTCGGATAAGGATAGAAGAAGTCGGGGTAGATGAATCCAATCCAAAGACGAATGTGCCCGTAGTTGACTGTCATAGTCTTATCGAATGAATGCCCACAAGACCACCCACCATATGAGCGCACTAACAAACTTGAATGGGTGTGGGCGACCCCCTATTATCTGAAGCATTATTGGAAAGCAATCTTGCATGAAATTTATAGGTAAAGAGAGTGCAACCCCACACCACCATTGTCTTGTATGTCTCATTAGAACATTATTGTCCATTGGCAACAATTCCGCCATAGATGTACGAGTGACATCGAGGAGGTCAGCTTTGCTTATCATTTTGTCCATCCCCCCAACCTTTCTGCTCGCTCCACACCTCTCACACAGTAAAGGGGACAAGATCTTTTATTTGGATCTTATCCACCAAAATACATACATATTATGGTCGACATGTCTTGATCAATAATATTACTACTGTTTGTGTATTAAATGtttattatagtttttttttcttctttcttttaagaGATAATTAAGTATAGTGTTAACTTAGTTTACCATCCTTAATTAATCTATATgactattattaattttttttaaagtattGTTTATCGATAAATAGCACATCATCTTAAATTTTACTGATGATAATATGTTCTACTGCCTCGGAATTAGTAGATTTTACCTGTTCGCTGCGTGTAGGGACTGCTCATCATCATGCTCACTGCTGCCGTCTCCCAGCTGCATCCTCCGAAGTGTGACCCCGGCCGACTCTGCAGTGGCCCGACACCCGGGCAGCAAGCCTTCCTGGTCTTCGGCCTCGCCTTCCTCGTCATCGGAGCCGGCGGCATCCGGCCATGCAACCTGGCCTTCGGGGCCGACCAGTTCGACCCCCGCACCGAGGACGGGAGGAAGGGCATCGACAGCTTCTTCAACATCTACTACTTCACCTTCAACATCGCCATGATGATCTCCGCCACCCTCATCATCTACGTCCAGAGCAACGTCAGCTGGAGCGTCGGCCTCGCCATCCCCGCCGTCCTCATGTTCTTCTCCTGCGCCTTCTTCTTCCTGGGTTCCAGGACGTACGTGAAGGTGAGGCCGGAGGGCAGCCCCTTCAGCAGCATCGCCCAGGTGCTGGTTGCGGCGTTTCGGAAGCGGCGCTTGAAGCTCCCCAATGACCACCCCGTGGAGTCCCTCCTCGATCCACCGCATCTCAGCTCTCTCATCTCCAAGCTCTCCTACACCAACCAGTTCAGGCAAGCACAAGTAGCAGCATCACCATGTTCTTCGCTGAATCAAACAGCAGTTTGATGAGTGTCTTCATGGATGGATTCAGGATTCTCGACAAGGCTGCAATCGTAACTCCCGAGGACGAGATCAAACCAGATGGGTTTGCCGCAAATCCATGGCAGCTGTGCACCCTGCAACAGGTCGAACAGGTGAAGTGCATCGTAAGGATCATTCCCGTCTGGTCCACCGGCATCCTGTACCAACTTGCAGCGACGCAGCAGCAGACCTATGTCATCTTCCAAGCCCTCCAATCCAACAGGCACCTGGGGAGGAGCAACTTCCAGATACCGGCGGCTTCCTTCGTGGTGTTCCCCATGCTGGCGATGTCACTCTGGATCCCCATCTACGATCGGATCGTCGCCCCGCGGCTGGAAAGGATCACCAAGAAGGAGGGAGGGCTCACGCTGCTGCAGAGGATGGGAATCGGGCTCGTCCTCTCCGTGGTCGTCATGGCAACCGCCGGCGTGATCGAGGAGCGGAGGAGGAGCCACGCCCTGCGCCACCACCAGATCGTGTCGCCCTTCTCCTCCCTGTGGCTGATCCCGCCGCTCATCATCCTGGGCGTCTCCGAGGCGTTCAACGTGATCAGCCAAGTGGAGTTCTACTACAAGCAGTTCCCGGAAAACATGCGGAGCATCGCGGGGTCGTTGCTCTTCTGTGGCTTCGCGCTCGGGGGTTACCTGAGCAGCTTGATGGTGACGGTGGTCCACCGCAGCACCGGGCGAGGGCAGAGCAAGAACTGGTTAGCCGAAGACCTCAACAAGGGGAAGTTGGACCTCTTCTACTTCTCCATTGCCGTGTTAGGGGTCCTCAACTTCATCTACTTCGCTGCTTGCGCCAAGTGGTACAGATACAAAGCTTAGacgtagcagcagcagcaacatatAGGTGTATATGTTGTCCCAATTAAGCATGTCAAGATAACAGAGCACAAAGGTCATCAAGTCTCATCGTTTGCTGCTTAAATTGAGAATTTCTTCTTTGGAAATTTGTGCTACACAGCAATTCAAAGGTATGGCAAAGGCGTATCAACAAACATATAGGTGCATATTTCTGTGAAAAAAAGGGGCACACAAAACAAACGTTTCTCATGTCAAAAGAATGTTTCTAATTCTTGGCTTCAGACGGGTAAGCATGAAACTGGGAGAGCTCCTTGGTCTCTGAAATCCTCTAGCGTTGCAAGTTCAGCAGCTCTCATCTCGTTATGTGCACTGCCCCAGTGGATAGCCAGTTCTTGGATTGAAATGCCGCCATCTGAACTGGAGGAGGTTCTTGGACAGCCACAAGGATTAGCATGGTTAGTATCTAAAACACCCAACatttagtacgaaatgcagaaaaaaagaaaaaggggccATCCGTCTCTTTGTGCAAGAATACCTACCCACCCAAACAACATTGCCCAAGCATTTCTCTGCTCTTGGGCTGTGTACCATCATTTGACGATGAGGAGGTTGTTCTCATGACCACTGTTGCGCACGATGGGGCGCAGCGGATCGACTTTCCACACACCATCCACGATGAACTTGATCTGTCCAAGTACAAGAAAATTCTTTTTGTGTATTCGCTGGAAAAATCACTAATTAAGAAATGAACAGCTGCGCACCTCGTATCGGCCAGGGTACAATTTTAGCTGCAGAGAGAAGACACCTGAACTTGACCTTTCCATCCTTCTCTGAAAATGTCATATAAACATTTAAAATGTCATATAAAAGATCTATGAAATTTGAAGTTACGAAATATCATAGAGCATATGATGAACATTAGAAATGCCGAATTTTAATAAGTATGCAGTTGAGTGAGAGATCGAGTTAATAATAGCCCCAATAAAAATGTGAGGTGGTAAGACACGACATGAGATTCCATTACCACTTGACCTAAGATTTTGGACCTGATGATGTTCATCATGAGCATATGGGCCTTTTGTGAGCGCAGTGGCACATGTATGTGCCCTGGTCATAGGTACTGGAAGAAAGAACTAATTCCTTTTCAATATGGAAGGGCCTCATTTATACAAAAGGGAATTGGGTGTATTTGCCTTGGTCGGATTACCTAAGGTGTTTACTCTTTGCTGGAGTATCATGACACCCTCTGATTGTGAAATCCAGACATATACAGAACTCTTGCTCTCTTGGAGAGCATGCATGCTCTACTGGCTGAAAATAGAGGAAGATGCAGAGAAATTTGTACAAATGTGTGTCACATATCACCAAGACAAGTGGGAAGACAGAAGCCAGAAGACCTCTTGAAGCCTTGCCCTTGTACCAAGCTTGCCAAAGGTGGGAGACTTCAGATTGATTCTACTAGTTGTTGACCAATTTTCAAAATGTAATATTCATTGCGCTTTATTTCCTTggtttacatacatatatacatatatacatatatatataaatacatacatatatacatatatatataaatacatacatatatacatatatatataaatacatacatatatacatatatatatatatatatatatatatatatatatagcattctCATATCATGAAGAATGCCATGGTGGGATAAAAGATGTAAACCTCATTATCATGCTTCATACTTCCAAGTAAAACTGACCAATCGAAAACTACAACTTAAGTGTCGGGTACTTAACTACTGGATAGAGAATTCTCCAACTATCTACAGAAAGATTGTGGGATTGATGAAAAAAATTCATCACTCGAATTAACAAATTGAGAGTCAGACAGGCCATACTTGGCATCTGAGTGCAAATGAAGAGAAACAGTTCAGCTCAACAGCacataaactaaaaaaaaaaaagtcaacagATAAACAATAACCATATTTATTGATCATATAATTCTCTACATTCATAAACCATACGAACAAAAACTAGAGTCCAAATTTTATCATATAATGTTCTACTTCATATATCATTCGAACAAAAACTTGAAAGCCATAAAATGAACATACCTGACCAGTCCACCCATCAAAAGACCCTGCAAGTAGAACTTCTGAAGCAGAATTAGGCCAAACTATATTAGTAGTATGGAGTAGTAGTAAAGCATTTTGGGCAGAATCAATTCTGTTTTG encodes the following:
- the LOC103994633 gene encoding protein NRT1/ PTR FAMILY 2.11; its protein translation is MMAARGEKPQVTEMPENGTATETEKIKYTGWKAMPYIVGNEIFEKLGALGTITNLVVYLTAVFHLRSITTATIVNVFNGTTNLAPVLGAFLADTYLGRYATLGLASVASQLGLLIIMLTAAVSQLHPPKCDPGRLCSGPTPGQQAFLVFGLAFLVIGAGGIRPCNLAFGADQFDPRTEDGRKGIDSFFNIYYFTFNIAMMISATLIIYVQSNVSWSVGLAIPAVLMFFSCAFFFLGSRTYVKVRPEGSPFSSIAQVLVAAFRKRRLKLPNDHPVESLLDPPHLSSLISKLSYTNQFRILDKAAIVTPEDEIKPDGFAANPWQLCTLQQVEQVKCIVRIIPVWSTGILYQLAATQQQTYVIFQALQSNRHLGRSNFQIPAASFVVFPMLAMSLWIPIYDRIVAPRLERITKKEGGLTLLQRMGIGLVLSVVVMATAGVIEERRRSHALRHHQIVSPFSSLWLIPPLIILGVSEAFNVISQVEFYYKQFPENMRSIAGSLLFCGFALGGYLSSLMVTVVHRSTGRGQSKNWLAEDLNKGKLDLFYFSIAVLGVLNFIYFAACAKWYRYKA